Proteins encoded together in one Streptomyces sp. NA04227 window:
- a CDS encoding leucyl aminopeptidase, translated as MTEVTVSTSPVASLPVDVLVFGVAQGSGGPTPALGAEAVAEAFDGALVGILGALGVTGAAGEAVGLPAPAGLKASVVLAVGLGHVADDGAYDTETLRCAAGVAARALAGTKRAALLLPVPTAEAVEAVALGGLLGAYAFTAYRTSGRNKPPVGELVVLARQADAEAAIRRATVIGAEVNRARDLVNTPANDLDPESFAAAVRAACDVHGVTCEVLDEQALTEQGFGGILGVGQGSVKAPRLVRISSTHPGARTSLALVGKGITYDSGGISLKPVGFNEIMKRDMSGAAAVFAAVLAVSRLGLPIEVTGWLALAENMPSGSAVRPGDVLRMYGGRTVEVVNTDAEGRLVLADALVRAAEDGPDALVDVATLTAAMRMGLGNRLFGVMSTDDAFRDRVLGAAARDGEQAWPMPLPDELRKSLDSPVADIANTGERMGGGLVAGLFLKEFVAEGTRWAHLDIAGPAFHEGEPYGYTPRGGTGCAVRTLVRLAQDLAND; from the coding sequence GTGACCGAAGTGACCGTAAGTACCTCCCCTGTGGCATCGCTGCCCGTGGACGTCCTCGTGTTCGGTGTCGCCCAGGGCTCCGGGGGTCCGACGCCTGCACTTGGTGCCGAGGCGGTGGCCGAGGCGTTCGACGGGGCTCTCGTCGGCATCCTCGGCGCCCTCGGTGTGACCGGCGCCGCGGGTGAGGCGGTCGGGCTCCCGGCGCCCGCGGGTCTCAAGGCCTCTGTGGTCCTCGCGGTCGGGCTCGGCCACGTCGCGGACGACGGCGCGTACGACACCGAGACACTGCGCTGCGCCGCCGGTGTCGCGGCCCGCGCGCTGGCCGGTACCAAGAGGGCCGCGCTGCTGCTGCCGGTGCCGACCGCCGAGGCAGTGGAGGCGGTGGCACTGGGCGGCCTGCTCGGTGCGTACGCCTTCACCGCCTACCGCACCTCCGGCCGGAACAAGCCGCCCGTCGGCGAGTTGGTGGTCCTCGCACGCCAGGCGGATGCCGAGGCGGCGATCCGTCGCGCGACCGTGATCGGCGCGGAGGTCAACCGCGCCCGCGACCTCGTCAACACGCCCGCGAACGACCTGGATCCGGAGAGCTTCGCCGCCGCCGTACGGGCAGCCTGCGACGTGCACGGGGTGACGTGCGAGGTACTCGACGAACAGGCACTCACCGAGCAGGGCTTCGGCGGCATCCTCGGCGTCGGCCAGGGGTCGGTCAAAGCGCCCCGGCTGGTGCGGATTTCCTCCACGCACCCCGGGGCGAGGACGAGTCTCGCCCTCGTCGGCAAGGGCATCACCTACGACTCGGGCGGCATCTCGCTGAAGCCGGTCGGATTCAACGAGATCATGAAGCGCGACATGTCCGGTGCGGCCGCCGTGTTCGCCGCTGTCCTCGCCGTCTCCCGGCTCGGCCTGCCGATCGAGGTGACCGGTTGGCTGGCGCTGGCCGAGAACATGCCCTCCGGCTCGGCCGTCCGCCCGGGCGATGTGCTGCGCATGTACGGCGGCAGGACTGTCGAGGTGGTCAACACGGACGCGGAGGGGCGCCTGGTGCTCGCCGATGCCCTCGTACGCGCCGCCGAGGACGGACCCGATGCCCTCGTGGACGTCGCCACGCTGACCGCCGCCATGAGAATGGGCCTGGGCAACCGCCTCTTCGGCGTGATGTCCACCGACGACGCCTTCCGCGACCGTGTCCTCGGCGCCGCGGCACGGGACGGCGAGCAGGCATGGCCGATGCCACTGCCCGACGAGCTGCGCAAAAGTCTGGACTCTCCCGTGGCCGATATCGCCAACACCGGCGAGCGGATGGGCGGCGGGCTCGTCGCGGGCCTGTTCCTGAAGGAGTTCGTGGCGGAGGGCACTCGCTGGGCCCACCTGGACATCGCCGGACCCGCCTTCCACGAGGGCGAGCCCTACGGCTACACGCCCCGGGGCGGCACCGGCTGCGCGGTCCGCACGCTGGTGCGGCTGGCCCAGGACCTCGCGAACGACTGA
- a CDS encoding RidA family protein: MPPLDSLTTSAAPAPFGHYAQATVTPDGTVWVSAQLPVGDGVSADSPVRRQAQQVLANILAVVESAGGSRDSVAKVTVYVTDIAAWDAVDAAFAEAFGGHRPARAVLQVAGLHHGFRVAADAVAWCGTPGRRP; encoded by the coding sequence ATGCCTCCTCTCGACTCCCTCACGACATCCGCGGCGCCGGCGCCCTTCGGGCACTACGCGCAGGCCACCGTCACACCGGACGGCACCGTCTGGGTGTCGGCGCAACTCCCCGTCGGAGACGGCGTGTCCGCCGATTCCCCGGTTCGGCGGCAGGCGCAGCAGGTGCTGGCCAACATCCTCGCCGTCGTCGAATCCGCGGGCGGAAGCCGGGACTCCGTCGCGAAGGTCACCGTGTACGTGACGGACATCGCCGCGTGGGACGCCGTGGACGCCGCCTTCGCCGAGGCCTTCGGGGGCCACCGCCCTGCCCGCGCCGTTCTCCAAGTGGCCGGACTGCACCACGGATTCCGGGTGGCCGCGGACGCGGTCGCCTGGTGCGGCACACCGGGACGACGACCATGA